A single window of Laspinema palackyanum D2c DNA harbors:
- a CDS encoding Uma2 family endonuclease, with translation MTSTQPQAIASRLNPPHSLPPLENGDRLIRPEFERRYHAMPDIKKAELIEGVVYMASPLRFRSHAKPHGYLITVLGLYESATPQVEMGIEPTVRLDVDNEPQPDGVLLISPENGGQSTLDEQGYIQGAPELVAEIAASSATIDLGDKKRAYRRNGVKEYIIWQVFDEKIDWFRLEEGDYVSVTPDEQGIIRSQVFPGLWLDIPNLLQGNMQQVLTVLQQGISSPEHQGFVQPLGEDSAESSPDA, from the coding sequence ATGACATCCACCCAACCGCAAGCGATCGCCTCTCGGTTGAATCCCCCTCACTCCTTACCCCCCTTAGAAAACGGCGATCGCTTAATTCGTCCCGAATTCGAGCGCCGCTATCACGCCATGCCGGATATCAAAAAAGCTGAACTCATCGAAGGAGTCGTTTATATGGCATCCCCCTTACGCTTTCGGTCCCATGCCAAACCTCATGGATATCTGATTACTGTATTAGGGTTGTATGAATCTGCCACCCCTCAAGTGGAAATGGGAATTGAACCCACCGTGCGCCTAGATGTAGACAACGAACCCCAACCCGATGGCGTCTTATTAATCAGTCCCGAAAACGGGGGACAATCCACCCTTGATGAACAGGGATATATCCAAGGCGCACCGGAACTCGTCGCCGAAATTGCCGCCAGTAGTGCCACCATTGACCTCGGAGATAAAAAACGAGCCTATCGCCGCAATGGAGTTAAAGAATATATCATTTGGCAAGTATTTGATGAAAAAATTGATTGGTTTCGGTTAGAAGAGGGGGATTATGTATCCGTAACGCCTGATGAGCAAGGAATCATTCGCTCACAAGTCTTCCCCGGATTGTGGCTAGATATTCCCAATCTGCTGCAAGGGAATATGCAGCAAGTTTTGACCGTTTTGCAACAAGGAATCAGTTCCCCGGAACATCAAGGGTTTGTGCAACCACTAGGAGAAGATTCGGCGGAATCCTCTCCTGATGCTTGA